The nucleotide sequence CACTGCAGCAAGCGATCGAGACCGTGATAGCTCCAATAATGGTTTTGGCTGATATCCCGCTCGGGGTCGATGGGAGGTAGTGGCTGGAAACTCTGTGGAATTGGCATATGGAAAGCGAAGAAAGGCACGCTGACATTCTAGCGATCGCCCTCTCCACCCCGAACGATACAGCCAGGTCAAACCTAGAACATGTCAGTTCGACAAGTGCTTGCCCTTCATTCCCAAGCCCCCTCGCAAAGCGTGGCATCAGCCGTAACTTGAGGCTCAAAACCCAGCAAGCAGCATTTGCGGCTGTTTCTCCCCTCTCCCTGGGGAGAGGGGCCGGGGGTGAGGGCAATGCAGAGCTCTCGAACTCAGGTTAGACCCCTTCAATTTCCCGGCCGCCCCAGCCAAAACAGAGATATGATGGCGAGCAAATTGTTAGCGATACAAAACTGATGGCTGCAGTCTTAGAATTCACCGTGCCGAAACTAGCTTGCGCGGTGTGCGTAGAAAACATCACTCAGGCGATCGCCGCTCTCGATGCCGGAGCGTCGGTAGACGCCGATCCGAAAACCAAGCAGGTCAAAATCGCCCTCTCGGCAGACTTTGCCGCCCCAGAGCAAGCAGAACTCTCAGTCCGTCAGACCCTCTCTGCCGCAGGCTATCCGCCTGCTGAATAGCCCTTTAGCGCAGCTCCCCTAATGGCGCTCGTCCTCGTCGTCGAATTGGCGCTCGGGATCGTACTCACGACCGATGTCTAACTGAGGTCGAACATCGAACATCTCTTGTGGAGAGAGCCTGATTTCGTCCCAATCTCCAACGCTAGTCGGAGTACCGTACCAATGGCGAGGAGCATTGGCGGGGGTAGGGTGGTGGCGAGAAGGATGGTGAAGGGAAGTACTCATGTTGCCTCCTTTCAAATCATTGGCAGCGACTCAGAGGTGCAATGCGATCGCGTCAGGAT is from Synechococcus sp. PCC 7336 and encodes:
- a CDS encoding heavy-metal-associated domain-containing protein, which encodes MAAVLEFTVPKLACAVCVENITQAIAALDAGASVDADPKTKQVKIALSADFAAPEQAELSVRQTLSAAGYPPAE